A window of the Radiobacillus deserti genome harbors these coding sequences:
- the lspA gene encoding signal peptidase II, with product MIYYYILALVIIGFDQWTKWRIIQTMDIGESIPVLEPFLYITSHRNTGAAWGILEGKMGFFYVVTIVVIAVVIYYMHKYGKESKLAGISLALILGGAIGNFIDRLFRKEVVDFVDVYIGSYDYPIFNVADSSLVVGVIVLLIVTFIDERQKGRTK from the coding sequence TTGATTTACTATTACATATTAGCTCTAGTTATTATCGGATTCGATCAATGGACGAAGTGGAGAATCATACAAACAATGGACATAGGGGAATCGATTCCAGTCTTGGAGCCCTTTCTTTACATAACATCACATCGAAATACAGGGGCAGCATGGGGAATACTTGAAGGGAAAATGGGCTTTTTTTATGTCGTCACGATTGTCGTGATTGCTGTTGTGATTTATTACATGCATAAATATGGAAAAGAAAGCAAATTAGCTGGTATCTCTTTAGCACTTATATTGGGGGGAGCAATCGGGAACTTTATAGATAGACTGTTCCGAAAAGAAGTAGTAGATTTTGTGGATGTTTATATTGGTAGCTACGATTACCCAATATTCAATGTAGCGGATTCTTCGTTAGTAGTAGGTGTCATCGTTTTATTAATTGTAACCTTCATCGACGAACGACAGAAAGGAAGAACAAAATAA
- a CDS encoding RluA family pseudouridine synthase, translating to MPEHHRHTVGPDERGDRIDKVLAKRNEEASRSQVQTWIKDELVFVNGEKVKSNYKCQSGDEITWEIPDAEPLELEPENIPLDILYEDSDVLVVNKPKGMVVHPAAGHGTGTLVNALLYHCKDLSGINGVIRPGIVHRIDKDTSGLLMVAKNDKAHVSLVDQLKAKTVKRSYQAIVHGEIGHDYGTIDAPLGRDPNDRQKMAVVDDGRHAVTHFEVIKRFENFTHIKCVLETGRTHQIRVHMKYIGHPLAGDPKYGPRKTLDMDGQALHAEVLGFEHPITNKWVEFQVDPPNDFIEQLNLLEKMS from the coding sequence ATGCCTGAACATCATCGTCATACGGTAGGTCCTGATGAACGAGGGGATCGAATTGATAAAGTATTAGCTAAAAGGAATGAAGAAGCCTCTCGCTCACAAGTTCAGACTTGGATTAAAGATGAGCTTGTTTTTGTAAATGGGGAAAAAGTAAAAAGCAATTATAAGTGTCAATCGGGTGATGAAATCACATGGGAAATTCCGGATGCAGAACCATTGGAACTAGAGCCTGAGAACATTCCATTAGACATTTTGTATGAGGATAGTGACGTATTGGTTGTAAATAAACCAAAAGGGATGGTCGTCCACCCTGCAGCAGGCCATGGAACAGGAACACTTGTGAACGCACTTCTGTATCATTGTAAAGATTTGTCTGGTATTAACGGTGTAATTCGACCAGGAATTGTTCATCGCATTGATAAAGATACAAGCGGTCTTTTAATGGTGGCTAAAAATGATAAAGCACACGTTTCCTTAGTAGATCAATTGAAAGCGAAAACGGTGAAAAGGTCTTATCAAGCTATTGTACATGGAGAAATCGGGCATGACTACGGTACTATTGATGCACCGCTTGGAAGGGACCCGAATGATCGTCAAAAAATGGCAGTCGTGGATGATGGTAGGCATGCCGTTACTCATTTTGAAGTGATCAAACGGTTTGAAAATTTCACCCATATTAAGTGTGTGTTAGAAACAGGACGTACTCACCAAATTCGTGTGCATATGAAATATATCGGACATCCTTTAGCAGGAGATCCGAAATACGGACCAAGAAAGACATTGGATATGGATGGACAAGCCTTACATGCAGAAGTATTAGGGTTTGAGCATCCTATAACGAACAAATGGGTTGAGTTTCAGGTGGATCCACCGAACGATTTCATCGAACAATTAAATTTATTAGAGAAGATGAGTTGA
- the pyrR gene encoding bifunctional pyr operon transcriptional regulator/uracil phosphoribosyltransferase PyrR, translating to MKKKATVLDDAAIRRALTRIAHEILERNKGVEGLVLVGIKTRGIPLAKRLQEKIEQIEGVKVPIGELDITLYRDDLSPVDQQAEPTINDTRIDEPILGKTLILVDDVLFTGRTVRAAMDAIVDQGRPSQIQLAVLVDRGHRELPIRADFIGKNIPTSQEEVIVVELGETDSHDQVSIYEK from the coding sequence GTGAAAAAAAAAGCAACGGTTCTAGATGATGCAGCAATTAGAAGAGCACTAACCCGAATTGCGCATGAGATTTTGGAACGAAACAAAGGGGTAGAAGGGTTAGTTCTTGTTGGGATTAAGACAAGAGGAATTCCTTTAGCTAAGCGGCTTCAAGAAAAGATTGAACAAATTGAAGGTGTTAAGGTTCCGATTGGAGAGCTTGACATTACGTTATATCGTGATGACTTATCGCCAGTCGATCAACAAGCAGAACCTACGATAAATGATACTAGAATTGATGAGCCTATACTTGGTAAAACGTTGATTCTAGTGGATGATGTGTTGTTTACAGGAAGAACGGTGCGTGCCGCAATGGACGCAATCGTTGACCAAGGAAGGCCATCCCAAATCCAGCTAGCGGTTTTAGTTGATCGTGGACATCGAGAATTACCGATTCGTGCAGATTTTATCGGGAAAAACATTCCTACTTCACAAGAAGAAGTGATTGTGGTGGAGTTAGGTGAAACCGATAGTCATGATCAGGTTAGCATTTATGAAAAGTAA
- a CDS encoding aspartate carbamoyltransferase catalytic subunit, whose translation MKHFLSMKDVSEYEIQQLVKRTEDMMLGRKEMVHPTTPVFVANLFFEPSTRTKMSFTIAEQRLGLKPLDFQPEVSSVQKGETVYDTAKTLEAIGASLLVIRHPEDHVVQQVASKMSIPVINAGDGTGEHPTQSLLDLVTIYQEFRRFHGLKVAIVGDVKHSRVARSNAYALSTLGAKVYFSSKPEWQDQTLDFPYLDIDEVVETCDVVMLLRIQHERHDQRQSFEQTEYLLNYGLTVEREKRMKPHAIILHPAPVNRGVEIDDCLVECERSRIFKQMTNGVYARMAVMSNLLEDWGIHNEYQASEREALQPQ comes from the coding sequence ATGAAGCATTTTCTTTCGATGAAGGATGTATCGGAGTATGAGATTCAACAATTAGTCAAACGAACAGAGGATATGATGCTAGGTAGGAAAGAAATGGTACATCCAACGACGCCGGTTTTTGTAGCAAACCTTTTCTTTGAACCGAGTACGAGAACAAAGATGAGCTTTACCATAGCGGAACAACGTTTAGGACTAAAGCCACTAGACTTTCAACCTGAGGTATCTAGCGTACAAAAAGGAGAAACAGTTTACGATACAGCGAAGACCTTGGAGGCTATTGGAGCGTCTTTACTCGTTATACGTCACCCAGAAGACCATGTTGTTCAACAAGTAGCAAGTAAGATGAGCATCCCGGTCATTAATGCAGGGGACGGTACAGGAGAACATCCAACACAGTCCTTATTAGATCTTGTCACGATTTATCAAGAGTTTCGTCGCTTTCATGGCTTAAAAGTTGCCATTGTTGGAGATGTGAAGCATAGCCGTGTGGCAAGGTCAAATGCCTATGCTTTATCTACATTAGGTGCAAAAGTCTATTTTTCTAGTAAACCAGAGTGGCAAGATCAAACATTAGATTTTCCATATTTGGATATCGATGAGGTGGTAGAGACCTGTGACGTCGTAATGCTGCTTCGAATACAGCATGAGCGTCATGACCAAAGACAGTCTTTCGAGCAAACGGAGTATTTGTTGAATTATGGGTTAACAGTTGAAAGAGAAAAAAGAATGAAGCCACACGCCATTATTTTGCATCCTGCGCCAGTAAATAGAGGGGTTGAAATTGATGATTGCTTAGTGGAGTGTGAACGTTCGCGAATTTTTAAGCAAATGACGAATGGTGTATATGCACGTATGGCTGTAATGAGCAATTTATTAGAGGATTGGGGGATTCATAATGAGTATCAAGCTAGTGAACGCGAAGCGCTTCAACCACAATGA
- a CDS encoding dihydroorotase — translation MSIKLVNAKRFNHNELQPCEVYISDGIIQEIGPSIDGKAEQIIDCNGHLLSPGFIDVHVHLREPGGEEKETICTGTDAAARGGYTTVCPMPNTRPVPDTVDHLTELMERIKQDAKVRVLPYASITERQLGKQLVDMGGLKAHGAFAFTDDGVGVQSADQMLQAMKQAAALEMPIVAHCEENTLIHGGVIHEGNTSELLDVPGIPSVCESVHIARDVLLAEATNCHYHVCHVSTKESVRVIRDAKKAGIRVTAEVTPHHLLLTEKAIHADDGNFKMNPPLRSEEDRKALLDGLLDGTIDFIATDHAPHTEEEKAQGLRKAPFGIVGLETAFSLLYTHLVLTEQVTLPQLIDWMTIKPAEVFGLSYGRMEQGEVADIVLLNLDKKYSIDKQSFLSKGKNTPFHGWDVVGRPILTIFEGNIVYEEASHEKTTART, via the coding sequence ATGAGTATCAAGCTAGTGAACGCGAAGCGCTTCAACCACAATGAGCTACAGCCTTGTGAAGTGTATATTTCTGATGGAATCATACAGGAAATAGGACCTTCGATTGACGGAAAAGCGGAACAAATAATTGATTGTAATGGTCATCTACTATCACCAGGATTCATTGATGTCCATGTTCACCTCCGTGAACCAGGTGGTGAGGAGAAAGAGACAATCTGTACTGGTACGGATGCTGCGGCTAGAGGTGGTTATACAACGGTTTGTCCGATGCCGAATACTCGCCCAGTTCCTGATACAGTGGATCATTTAACTGAACTAATGGAACGAATTAAGCAAGATGCAAAAGTTCGAGTCCTTCCATATGCCTCTATTACAGAACGCCAGCTCGGTAAGCAGCTGGTAGATATGGGAGGGTTGAAAGCGCACGGTGCATTTGCTTTTACGGATGACGGTGTCGGTGTACAATCTGCAGATCAAATGCTGCAAGCAATGAAACAAGCAGCTGCGTTGGAAATGCCAATTGTTGCACATTGTGAAGAAAATACGTTAATTCATGGTGGAGTAATTCACGAAGGAAATACGAGTGAGTTACTAGATGTGCCAGGAATTCCTTCGGTGTGTGAATCTGTACATATTGCAAGAGACGTACTTCTAGCTGAAGCGACCAATTGTCATTATCACGTCTGCCATGTGAGTACGAAAGAATCTGTACGAGTTATACGAGATGCAAAAAAAGCAGGTATTCGTGTAACGGCTGAAGTTACCCCACACCACTTATTATTGACCGAAAAAGCCATTCATGCAGACGATGGGAATTTTAAAATGAATCCACCACTTCGTTCAGAGGAGGATCGCAAAGCATTACTAGATGGATTGCTTGATGGAACGATTGATTTTATCGCAACCGATCATGCCCCTCATACTGAGGAAGAAAAGGCCCAAGGTTTGCGGAAAGCACCGTTTGGAATTGTTGGATTGGAAACAGCTTTTTCCTTGCTTTATACGCACCTAGTGTTAACAGAACAAGTTACGTTGCCACAATTAATCGATTGGATGACGATTAAGCCTGCTGAAGTTTTCGGTTTATCTTATGGAAGAATGGAGCAAGGAGAAGTGGCAGATATCGTTCTTCTTAATTTAGATAAAAAATATTCCATTGATAAACAGAGCTTTTTGTCCAAAGGAAAAAATACACCATTCCATGGTTGGGATGTAGTTGGTAGACCGATACTCACGATTTTTGAAGGAAACATTGTATATGAGGAGGCTTCACATGAAAAAACGACAGCTCGTACTTGA
- a CDS encoding carbamoyl phosphate synthase small subunit, which translates to MKKRQLVLEDGTIFTGEAFGSDKEVIGEIVFNTGMTGYQEILSDPSYCAQIVTLTYPLIGNYGINRDDFETVNPSVFGLIVKEACDIASNFRGEENIDSFLKANDIPAISGIDTRKLTKIIRKHGTMRGMFTDGNKTWEEVKKLFDTTPIVRNQVKTVSTVKPYVVPGRSYRVVLMDFGMKHGILRELTKRNCHVTVVPYHYTAEQIERLKPDGVVLSNGPGDPKDVPEAIDMIRSIINRIPIFGICLGHQLLALAGGADTTKLKFGHRGSNHPVKDVMLNKTFITSQNHGYAVTKESLEKTELMLTQIALNDETVEGIQHKAYPAFSVQYHPESSPGPDDTNYLFDQFLDLIETSKQQVKGEKECQSVLI; encoded by the coding sequence ATGAAAAAACGACAGCTCGTACTTGAAGACGGAACAATTTTCACAGGAGAAGCATTTGGAAGTGATAAAGAAGTAATAGGAGAAATTGTCTTTAATACTGGAATGACTGGATATCAAGAGATTTTATCTGATCCATCCTACTGCGCACAGATTGTTACCCTTACTTATCCGTTAATTGGAAACTACGGTATTAATCGAGATGATTTTGAGACTGTGAATCCATCGGTTTTTGGATTGATTGTAAAAGAAGCGTGTGACATTGCTTCCAATTTTCGTGGAGAAGAAAATATAGATAGCTTTCTAAAGGCAAACGATATTCCTGCTATTTCGGGGATAGATACTAGGAAGCTAACAAAGATTATTCGAAAACACGGTACGATGCGCGGAATGTTTACAGATGGTAATAAAACGTGGGAAGAAGTGAAAAAGCTTTTCGACACTACTCCTATTGTTCGAAATCAAGTTAAAACGGTTTCGACCGTAAAGCCTTACGTCGTACCAGGAAGAAGTTATCGCGTCGTACTTATGGACTTCGGAATGAAGCACGGAATCCTTCGCGAATTAACCAAGCGCAACTGTCATGTAACCGTAGTGCCATATCATTATACAGCAGAGCAAATTGAACGATTAAAGCCAGATGGGGTTGTCCTTTCCAATGGTCCAGGAGACCCAAAGGATGTACCAGAAGCTATTGACATGATCCGTAGTATTATAAACCGCATTCCGATCTTTGGAATTTGTTTAGGCCATCAGCTGTTAGCACTTGCAGGAGGAGCAGATACGACGAAATTAAAATTCGGTCACCGAGGCTCCAATCATCCCGTGAAAGATGTAATGTTAAACAAAACATTTATTACCTCGCAAAATCATGGGTATGCCGTTACGAAAGAATCGTTAGAAAAGACGGAGCTTATGCTTACCCAAATTGCGTTAAACGACGAAACGGTAGAAGGAATACAGCATAAAGCGTATCCTGCGTTCTCGGTTCAATATCATCCAGAAAGCTCACCAGGTCCGGATGATACGAATTACTTGTTCGACCAATTCTTAGACCTTATCGAAACGAGCAAGCAGCAAGTGAAGGGGGAAAAAGAATGCCAAAGCGTACTGATATAA
- the carB gene encoding carbamoyl-phosphate synthase large subunit, giving the protein MPKRTDINKILVIGSGPIVIGQAAEFDYSGTQACQALKEEGFTVILANSNPATIMTDDTIADTVYMEPLTVDFLTKIIRKEQPDAILPTLGGQTGLNMAVQLEQTGILEDYGIELLGTSLTAIQQAEDREKFRALMKELKEPVPDSQIVTTVQGALDFADEIGFPLIVRPAYTLGGTGGGMCYSLDELKEITRNGLALSPVNQCLIEKNIAGFKEVEYEVMRDMNDQAIVVCNMENIDPVGIHTGDSMVVAPSQTLSDREYQMLRNASLKIIRALKIEGGCNVQLALDPESFQYYIIEVNPRVSRSSALASKATGYPIAKMAAKIAVGLTLDEITNPITGKTYACFEPALDYVVTKLPRFPFDKFTTGNRTLGTQMKATGEIMSIGRNFEESFLKGVRSLDIGAEDLFLPYLTSVPNEELTERLIKPDDERLFILAEALRREFSVEDIFQLTKIDRFFLNKFNNIIGMEKELGEHPGDANRLREAKQIGFSDTQVARLWNKSVDAVYHMRIEQGIVPVYKMVDTCAAEFESETPYFYSSYEEENESIPSDRKKVLVIGSGPIRIGQGIEFDYATVHSVLALKEAGYEAIIMNSNPETVSTDFSVSDKLYFEPLTLEDVMHVINLESPEGVIVQFGGQTAINLAEGLERRGVKILGTSLEAIDMAEDRDKFEKLLGELAIPQPKGKSVRQLDQALQAAEEIGYPVLVRPSYVIGGSQMEIIYSDEELHAYLKKSNKIKHSHPVLIDKYLTGIEVEVDAVSDGDVTIIPGIMEHIERAGVHSGDSIAVYPTQRISPEAKQKLVDATLSISKRLQVKGLINIQFVVKQDDVFVLEVNPRASRTIPFLSKITGVTMANLATRCIIGESLQSMGYVDGLLPEKEQVSVKVPVFSFEKLRSVDAILGPEMKSTGEAIGHDMTLEKALYKGLLASGLSIPHEGSVLLTVADKDKEEVLAIAERFHQLGFTVYATQGTGQYVGEHGVPVQVVDKIGSEHKNVLSIIENGEVQFVINTITSGQQARSDGFRIRREAVEHGIACLTSLDTAEAILNVIDSTTFQARPVAERKAVVTL; this is encoded by the coding sequence ATGCCAAAGCGTACTGATATAAATAAAATTCTCGTTATCGGATCTGGTCCAATCGTCATTGGGCAAGCGGCAGAGTTTGATTACTCAGGAACACAAGCATGTCAAGCATTAAAGGAAGAAGGCTTTACAGTTATTCTAGCCAACTCTAACCCTGCAACGATTATGACGGACGATACCATTGCGGACACCGTGTATATGGAACCACTCACAGTGGATTTTTTAACAAAAATCATCCGGAAAGAGCAACCTGATGCGATTCTTCCTACACTTGGAGGGCAAACTGGTTTAAATATGGCGGTTCAATTAGAACAAACTGGTATTCTAGAAGACTATGGAATTGAACTGTTAGGAACCTCTCTAACTGCGATTCAACAAGCAGAGGATAGAGAGAAGTTTCGTGCTTTAATGAAAGAATTAAAGGAGCCGGTGCCTGATAGTCAAATTGTTACAACCGTTCAAGGTGCCTTAGATTTTGCAGATGAAATTGGATTTCCGTTAATTGTACGTCCTGCCTATACGTTAGGGGGAACAGGTGGAGGCATGTGCTATAGCTTGGATGAGCTGAAAGAAATTACTAGAAATGGGTTGGCTCTATCCCCGGTAAATCAATGTCTAATAGAAAAAAACATTGCTGGCTTCAAAGAAGTAGAGTATGAAGTAATGCGAGATATGAATGACCAAGCGATCGTTGTTTGTAATATGGAGAACATAGATCCAGTTGGGATTCATACCGGGGATTCCATGGTTGTCGCTCCATCTCAAACATTAAGTGATCGTGAATACCAAATGCTGCGCAATGCATCGTTAAAAATTATTCGAGCATTAAAAATTGAAGGGGGATGTAATGTTCAGCTAGCTCTGGACCCTGAAAGCTTTCAATATTACATTATCGAAGTAAATCCACGGGTAAGCCGTTCGTCCGCATTAGCTTCTAAAGCAACGGGTTATCCGATTGCGAAAATGGCTGCTAAGATTGCCGTTGGCTTAACATTGGATGAAATTACTAACCCGATAACAGGGAAAACGTATGCTTGCTTTGAGCCAGCATTAGATTATGTGGTCACCAAATTACCTCGTTTCCCATTCGATAAATTTACGACGGGTAACCGTACTTTAGGAACCCAAATGAAAGCGACCGGAGAGATCATGTCTATCGGTCGAAACTTCGAGGAGTCCTTCTTAAAAGGTGTGCGTTCCCTAGACATTGGAGCGGAAGACTTATTTTTACCATATTTGACGAGCGTACCGAATGAAGAGCTGACAGAGCGACTGATAAAGCCAGATGATGAACGACTGTTTATTTTAGCAGAAGCACTAAGAAGAGAGTTCTCCGTAGAAGACATTTTTCAGCTTACTAAAATAGACCGTTTCTTCTTAAATAAATTCAATAATATAATTGGTATGGAAAAAGAGCTTGGGGAACATCCGGGGGATGCGAATCGTTTAAGAGAAGCTAAACAGATCGGTTTTTCGGACACGCAAGTAGCAAGACTTTGGAATAAGTCTGTAGATGCAGTCTATCACATGAGAATCGAACAAGGTATTGTACCTGTGTACAAAATGGTAGATACGTGTGCAGCTGAATTTGAATCCGAAACTCCATATTTCTACAGTAGCTATGAGGAAGAAAATGAATCCATTCCCTCTGATAGAAAGAAAGTACTGGTTATTGGATCAGGTCCAATCCGTATCGGGCAGGGGATTGAATTTGACTATGCGACTGTTCATTCTGTCTTAGCATTGAAAGAAGCAGGATACGAAGCAATTATTATGAATAGTAATCCCGAAACCGTTTCTACTGATTTCAGTGTTTCCGATAAACTCTATTTTGAACCATTAACATTAGAAGATGTAATGCATGTAATCAACCTAGAGAGTCCAGAGGGAGTAATCGTGCAGTTCGGCGGACAAACTGCGATTAACTTAGCGGAGGGCTTAGAAAGAAGAGGCGTCAAGATTCTTGGTACATCCTTAGAAGCCATTGATATGGCAGAAGACCGAGATAAGTTTGAAAAATTGCTAGGTGAATTGGCAATCCCACAGCCAAAAGGGAAAAGTGTTCGCCAATTGGATCAAGCTTTACAAGCAGCTGAGGAAATTGGATATCCTGTATTGGTTCGACCGTCTTACGTTATCGGTGGTAGCCAAATGGAAATCATTTATAGCGATGAAGAGCTCCATGCTTATTTGAAAAAGTCGAATAAGATTAAGCATTCTCACCCTGTATTAATCGATAAATACTTAACTGGTATTGAAGTCGAAGTGGATGCAGTAAGTGATGGGGATGTAACAATTATCCCGGGGATTATGGAACATATCGAGCGTGCAGGTGTACATTCTGGAGATTCCATTGCGGTGTATCCAACGCAACGAATATCTCCAGAAGCAAAACAAAAGCTAGTCGATGCTACTTTAAGCATATCGAAGCGTCTTCAAGTTAAGGGTTTAATCAATATTCAATTTGTCGTAAAACAAGACGACGTTTTTGTTCTGGAAGTGAATCCAAGAGCAAGTCGTACAATTCCGTTTTTAAGCAAAATTACAGGAGTAACAATGGCCAACTTAGCGACACGCTGCATCATTGGAGAATCTCTTCAAAGTATGGGCTATGTGGACGGATTACTTCCGGAAAAAGAGCAGGTATCTGTTAAGGTGCCAGTGTTCTCCTTTGAAAAATTACGCAGTGTGGATGCTATATTAGGACCAGAAATGAAATCAACTGGCGAAGCGATTGGACACGATATGACCTTGGAAAAAGCACTTTATAAAGGACTATTAGCTTCAGGACTTTCTATCCCACATGAAGGATCTGTACTTTTAACGGTGGCGGATAAAGATAAAGAAGAAGTACTTGCAATTGCCGAGCGTTTTCACCAACTAGGTTTTACGGTTTATGCTACGCAGGGTACAGGACAATATGTTGGGGAACATGGAGTACCTGTTCAAGTCGTGGATAAGATTGGTTCTGAGCATAAAAATGTTCTATCCATTATTGAGAATGGAGAGGTTCAATTTGTTATTAATACGATAACCTCTGGACAACAAGCACGTTCAGACGGCTTCCGAATTCGTCGAGAAGCCGTAGAGCATGGTATTGCATGCTTGACGAGCTTAGATACAGCAGAAGCGATATTGAATGTCATTGATTCCACTACTTTTCAAGCAAGACCAGTAGCGGAAAGAAAGGCTGTTGTCACCTTATGA
- a CDS encoding dihydroorotate dehydrogenase electron transfer subunit — protein MINQMMTVVQKRTIAKDTVEMVLQGSTISFVEPGQFVHIRIGTGFSHMLRRPISIANVDGQEQTITVIFKVIGQGTEELQNVSIGSSLDVLLGCGTSYPVQGLELRRALLIGGGIGVPPLYYLAKELRKKGVQVTSILGFQSKENVFYEEEFKNLGACHIVTDDGSYGWHGNVNTVIDSEQIPFDYFFSCGPLGMLRAVSTKLIGQPGYISIEERMGCGIGACYACVVPAKDGKGFRKICKDGPVFPAGEVVL, from the coding sequence ATGATTAACCAAATGATGACAGTTGTCCAAAAAAGAACAATTGCAAAGGATACAGTGGAGATGGTGTTACAAGGGAGTACCATCTCCTTTGTTGAGCCTGGTCAATTTGTTCACATTCGAATTGGCACAGGGTTTTCCCATATGCTTCGACGCCCGATTTCCATTGCAAACGTGGATGGTCAGGAACAAACGATTACGGTTATTTTTAAAGTTATTGGACAAGGGACAGAGGAACTCCAGAACGTGTCGATTGGTTCATCATTAGACGTCCTATTAGGCTGTGGTACCAGTTACCCGGTTCAAGGTCTAGAGTTAAGACGCGCTTTATTAATTGGAGGGGGAATTGGAGTACCGCCACTTTATTACCTAGCTAAGGAATTACGAAAAAAAGGAGTTCAAGTAACTTCTATTTTAGGTTTTCAATCGAAAGAAAATGTCTTTTATGAAGAGGAGTTTAAGAATCTAGGAGCCTGTCACATCGTTACGGATGACGGAAGCTATGGATGGCATGGGAATGTGAATACGGTAATCGATTCCGAGCAGATACCATTTGATTACTTCTTTTCCTGTGGTCCTTTAGGCATGCTACGCGCGGTCTCTACTAAACTAATAGGACAGCCTGGTTACATTTCGATTGAAGAGAGAATGGGCTGCGGAATCGGTGCATGTTATGCCTGTGTAGTCCCTGCAAAGGATGGAAAAGGCTTTCGAAAGATATGTAAGGATGGCCCTGTATTTCCAGCTGGAGAGGTGGTACTATGA
- a CDS encoding dihydroorotate dehydrogenase: MELSTSIAGLTLKNPVMPASGCFGFGKEYGQYYDLNQLGAIIIKAATKDARYGNQTPRVAETASGMLNAIGLQNPGVEAIVEQELPFLQSYETPIIANVAGSTVEEYVYVASRLAKTKAVQALELNISCPNVKEGGVQFGTDPVLASNVTESVKEVCGDVPLFVKLSPNVSDIAEIAKAVEAAGADGLSMINTLTGMTIHLPSKKPLLANKTGGLSGPAIKPIAVRMIYEVRQQVTIPIIGMGGITSAEDVLEFLLAGANAVAVGTANFLDPFVCPKIIEALPDVLHEFGFESVDQAIGKGHERGYEYISRT; encoded by the coding sequence ATTGAATTATCTACGTCTATAGCAGGATTAACGCTTAAGAATCCAGTTATGCCTGCATCTGGTTGTTTTGGTTTTGGTAAAGAATATGGTCAGTATTACGATTTAAATCAGCTTGGGGCAATTATAATTAAGGCAGCTACTAAAGATGCTAGATATGGAAATCAAACCCCGCGTGTTGCGGAAACCGCATCTGGCATGTTGAATGCGATTGGATTACAAAATCCGGGTGTTGAAGCGATTGTGGAGCAGGAATTACCTTTCTTGCAAAGCTATGAAACTCCGATTATAGCAAATGTTGCTGGGAGTACAGTGGAGGAATATGTATATGTGGCTAGTCGGCTTGCGAAAACTAAGGCTGTTCAAGCTTTAGAACTTAATATTTCTTGTCCAAATGTAAAGGAGGGGGGCGTCCAGTTCGGAACAGACCCAGTTTTGGCGTCAAATGTGACAGAGAGTGTGAAAGAAGTATGCGGTGATGTTCCTTTATTCGTTAAGCTTAGTCCGAATGTGAGTGACATTGCCGAGATTGCAAAGGCAGTGGAAGCGGCAGGTGCCGACGGTCTATCCATGATCAATACGTTGACTGGAATGACCATTCACCTCCCAAGTAAAAAACCACTTCTTGCAAATAAAACCGGGGGATTGTCTGGACCAGCAATCAAACCAATAGCTGTTCGCATGATTTATGAGGTTCGACAACAAGTCACTATTCCAATCATTGGGATGGGAGGAATCACTTCGGCAGAGGATGTACTTGAGTTTTTATTAGCTGGTGCAAATGCGGTGGCGGTCGGGACAGCGAACTTTTTAGATCCATTTGTTTGCCCGAAAATTATTGAAGCATTGCCAGATGTGTTACATGAATTCGGTTTTGAGTCTGTAGATCAAGCAATTGGAAAGGGGCATGAACGTGGATACGAATATATTTCTCGCACTTGA